The following nucleotide sequence is from Candidatus Eisenbacteria bacterium.
CAACGCACGACGGATAGCCGTAGCGTGCGCCTACAATCTCCATGCGTCCGTCGCAGTCGAGGTCTCCAATGCAGGAAGGTGGAATCGCGTAGCCGACGCGGTCAACATTGACAACCGCGATCATCTGGTAATCTGCAAGAGCACTTCCCGAAACTGCTACGAGAGTAAGCAGAGCGAGAACACCGAATCTGAGCTTCATGATAGTACCTCCCATTCTCGCGCATAGGTCGTAATGCGCGGGTGTCGAATGAACATTGAATACAATGAACGTGGAGCATTGCGATGGAGGAGAAGGACAGCAAGGTAAGGGGGCTCGGGAGTGCGGAGCACGCAGACGAGAGGGCAGCGCGATGCGGAAACGGCGTAGGCGCGCGCCCCCGGGGGATGCAGAAGTCCCCCGATTTCGCCGATGCTGCGTAACAGCTTGATCCTTGAACCGCCCCGGGGGCTCCGGAAAACTCAGTGTGTGACTCCGATCAGTTCTGCTGGAGTCTGCTGACAGTTCGGCGACCTTCATCTGGATCCGCACCAGCATCATCGACGATCACCCACATTCATCAGAAGCCCGAACTCGTATCTGGTTCGCGCGGCTCAGTGCAGCCGAATGCTGGCCGGTCGTCCATCAGTTTCGCGGGCAGCACTTCGGCAGGCACTTCGTAGGGCGCTCTCTCCGGCGTCCTGTCGTCCGGGGAGCGTTCACCGCCCCCGCGAGTTCGAAGACCGTGCAGCCTGGGGTCCGGTCGTACCTAGAGCGTCCACCACTTCGGCGGAGAGGATGGGGAGAGCGAGAGTTTGGGGTCCATCGAGGCAGCGCGCGGTGCGCCCACCCGAAATGGAGAATGAACAGAGAACTCGCGTCGATAGTTCACCCTCGCAACACGGGCCCGTTTCTGCGGATACGAGACGCCCTGATGGCTCTCATCACCGGGGCCAACACCCCCCGTGACCTTCGGCACTCTCTCACTCAGCCAATGACAAATACGACCCGGGTGAGAGCGTGCAACCCCACCTGTAGGGGACGCCGTAGCCTGGGTCGACGACGTTGGTAGAGTCGTCCTCCTCGTCGGTACAGCGAAGGAGACAATCGGAAAGGACCCGGATCGAACTCAGCTGCCACTTGGAATCAACGCGCTTGAGATGGAAGACTACCTCACCACCACCCTGGGCCTTCGACGCGATCGAGTCAGATTGGACGACGAACCAGTCCCAACTGAAAGTCGAATGACCGCTCCGCTCCAACCACATGCCGAACCCGGCGAATTCCTCCGGACTGTCTTGAGGAAAGACCGACGCTCCAACTCGAAACTCCTGCCAGACTCCAAGCCAGACCCTGTAGAACGCGCCCATGACCTCGACGTGGAGACTCTCCGGGGGATAGTCAGCGTCCCCCGACGCAAGCATCGTACCAAAGAAACCATCAGTGAGCTCCCAGGACAGGTGCGATGGAGAACCCGATCCGCCCGCGGTGGTCCCGCCGGCCTGGTTCGAGACATCCGACCAATTTGGCACCTCGTCCGCGGCCTTCAGCTGGAAGTAATACGTGGTGTTCGAGGAAAGCCCGGTCACCCTGAAACTCTCCGGCTGCCCCGCCTCATTCGGTGGTGGCTCCCCTGCGGCCTGCGTCAAGTCATC
It contains:
- a CDS encoding T9SS type A sorting domain-containing protein, whose protein sequence is MMLVRIQMKVAELSADSSRTDRSHTLSFPEPPGRFKDQAVTQHRRNRGTSASPGGARLRRFRIALPSRLRAPHSRAPLPCCPSPPSQCSTFIVFNVHSTPAHYDLCARMGGTIMKLRFGVLALLTLVAVSGSALADYQMIAVVNVDRVGYAIPPSCIGDLDCDGRMEIVGARYGYPSCVEIYELSTGNLEFSYNITQGGDMVGMSVQDIDGDSTPEVLIPLAYQTKILVIKFLGAPVAAPSSEVTTSAMSFPARPNPAQDSVKVDFSLTSPGTIEMIIVDVAGRVVRTIAQQETTAGRHSLIWDGTDREGRQVGSGAYFYEAKVDGRTIASNKIVLAR